The Streptomyces nitrosporeus genome includes a window with the following:
- a CDS encoding GDSL-type esterase/lipase family protein, translated as MSRSAPDRLPADPSARRPSGGPHRRPRRAGSVVAAAVAGAVALAGCGGGADGGSSGSTAAASPGPSPAAPAWDVSPASVAAVGDSITTGFDACAVLADCPEVSWATGTDEGVRSLATRLLGASRAASHSWNHAVSGARIAQLPEQMALAAKERPELVTVMIGANDACRDSVELMTPVEDFRHFFEVSLRQLRAAAPKAQVYVSSVPDLKRLWSTGRKNPLGKQIWKLGICRSMLQDADDMGAAAVARREAVRERVVAFNGVLRDVCAKDRHCRYDGDAVFDYRFTGEQLSRWDWFHPGRNGQARLAEIAYRNVTAAGPPA; from the coding sequence ATGTCCAGGAGTGCGCCGGATCGCCTTCCGGCAGACCCGTCCGCCCGCCGCCCGTCCGGGGGTCCGCACCGCCGTCCCCGTCGCGCCGGGTCCGTGGTGGCGGCGGCCGTGGCCGGTGCCGTCGCGCTGGCCGGCTGCGGCGGGGGCGCGGACGGCGGTTCCTCCGGGAGCACGGCGGCGGCCTCCCCCGGCCCGTCGCCCGCCGCCCCGGCGTGGGACGTCAGCCCCGCGTCCGTCGCGGCCGTCGGGGACTCCATCACCACGGGGTTCGACGCCTGCGCGGTGCTGGCCGACTGCCCGGAGGTCTCCTGGGCCACCGGGACCGACGAGGGGGTGCGCAGCCTGGCGACCCGGCTCCTGGGCGCGTCGAGGGCCGCCTCGCACAGCTGGAACCACGCGGTGTCCGGGGCGCGGATCGCCCAGCTGCCGGAGCAGATGGCGCTGGCGGCGAAGGAGCGGCCCGAGCTGGTCACGGTGATGATCGGCGCCAACGACGCGTGCCGGGACTCGGTGGAACTGATGACCCCGGTGGAGGACTTCCGGCACTTCTTCGAGGTCTCGCTGCGTCAGCTGCGCGCCGCGGCGCCGAAGGCGCAGGTCTACGTGTCGAGCGTGCCCGACCTGAAGCGGCTCTGGTCCACGGGCCGGAAGAACCCGCTGGGCAAGCAGATCTGGAAGCTGGGCATCTGCCGCTCGATGCTCCAGGACGCGGACGACATGGGGGCGGCGGCCGTCGCGCGCCGCGAGGCCGTACGGGAACGGGTGGTGGCGTTCAACGGGGTGCTGCGGGACGTCTGCGCGAAGGACCGGCACTGCCGGTACGACGGGGACGCGGTGTTCGACTACCGGTTCACCGGGGAGCAGCTCAGCCGCTGGGACTGGTTCCACCCGGGCCGGAACGGACAGGCCAGGCTGGCAGAAATCGCTTACCGCAACGTCACCGCGGCAGGACCGCCCGCGTAA
- a CDS encoding DUF3145 domain-containing protein, whose translation MTTRGVLYVHSAPRALCPHVEWAVAGVLGVRVQLDWVRQPAAPGTWRSEFSWQGRAGTGSELASALRGWDLLRFEVTAEPCATAEGERYSATPGLGIFHAVTGMHGDILVPEDRLRAALARSLGGESDLAAEVAKLLGKPWDDELESFRHAGEGAPVRWLHQVV comes from the coding sequence GTGACGACACGTGGAGTCCTGTACGTCCACTCCGCACCGCGCGCGCTGTGTCCGCACGTCGAATGGGCGGTGGCGGGCGTGCTCGGCGTGCGGGTGCAGCTCGACTGGGTCAGACAGCCGGCCGCCCCCGGCACCTGGCGCTCCGAATTCTCCTGGCAGGGCCGGGCCGGCACGGGCTCCGAGCTCGCCTCCGCCCTCCGAGGCTGGGACCTGCTGCGCTTCGAGGTGACCGCCGAGCCCTGCGCCACGGCGGAGGGCGAGCGCTACAGCGCCACGCCCGGCCTCGGCATCTTCCACGCCGTCACCGGGATGCACGGCGACATCCTGGTCCCGGAGGACCGGCTGCGGGCGGCGCTCGCCCGCTCGCTCGGCGGCGAGAGCGATCTGGCGGCCGAGGTCGCCAAACTGCTCGGCAAGCCGTGGGACGACGAACTGGAGTCCTTCCGGCACGCGGGCGAGGGCGCGCCGGTGCGGTGGCTCCACCAGGTGGTGTGA
- a CDS encoding VOC family protein — protein sequence MAARIDLTLDSTDTQSLAAFWKTALGYVDEPPPAPFRTREEWSAQFELPEGDSVDDGAWLCDPDGAGPRLCILKVPEPKTAKNRLHIDVRVPGHGSPDERWARIEAESERLVRAGGATLEKFVGHHVLMADPEGNEFCVCAASA from the coding sequence ATGGCAGCCAGAATCGATCTGACGCTCGACAGCACGGACACGCAGAGCCTTGCCGCCTTCTGGAAAACGGCCCTGGGCTACGTCGACGAGCCGCCGCCCGCCCCCTTCCGGACACGCGAGGAGTGGAGCGCGCAGTTCGAACTGCCGGAGGGGGACTCCGTGGACGACGGCGCGTGGCTCTGCGATCCCGACGGCGCCGGCCCGCGCCTCTGCATCCTCAAGGTTCCCGAGCCCAAGACGGCGAAGAACCGGCTCCACATCGACGTCCGGGTGCCGGGGCACGGCAGTCCCGACGAGCGATGGGCACGGATCGAGGCGGAGTCCGAACGCCTGGTGCGGGCGGGCGGGGCCACCCTGGAGAAGTTCGTCGGCCACCATGTCCTGATGGCCGACCCGGAGGGCAACGAGTTCTGCGTCTGCGCGGCCTCCGCCTGA
- the fabF gene encoding beta-ketoacyl-ACP synthase II: protein MSPTNRTVVVTGIGATTPLGGDSASTWEGLMAGRSGVKPLEGERFAELPVRIAALAAVDPGDVLPRPLARKLDRSAQFALIAAREAWADAGFTGKAGEDGNIRPERLGSVIASGIGGVITLLDQYDVLKEKGVRRVSPHTVPMLMPNGPAANVGLEVNAQAGVHTPVSACASGAEAIGYAVEMIRTGRADVVVAGGTEAAIHPLPIAAFANMMAMSKSNDEPEKASRPYDTARDGFVLGEGAGVVILESAEHAAARGARVYCEVLGQGLSADAHHIAQPEPTGRGIAAAMQNLLDSTDLKPSEVVHLNAHATSTPQGDVAEIKALRKVLGDDLDHVAISATKSMTGHLLGGAGGIETVATVLALHHRTAPPTINVDDLDAEVEADIVRDTPRALPEGTIAAINNSFGFGGHNVVLAFRSV from the coding sequence GTGAGCCCGACCAATCGCACCGTGGTCGTCACCGGTATCGGCGCAACCACTCCGCTGGGTGGCGACTCCGCATCGACCTGGGAAGGTCTGATGGCCGGCCGGTCCGGCGTCAAGCCTCTCGAGGGCGAACGTTTCGCCGAACTGCCCGTACGTATCGCCGCCCTGGCGGCCGTCGACCCGGGCGACGTCCTGCCCCGGCCGCTCGCCCGCAAGCTGGACCGCTCGGCGCAGTTCGCGCTGATCGCGGCCCGTGAGGCGTGGGCGGACGCCGGCTTCACCGGCAAGGCCGGTGAGGACGGGAACATCCGCCCCGAGCGTCTGGGCTCGGTCATCGCCTCCGGCATCGGCGGCGTGATCACCCTGCTCGACCAGTACGACGTGCTGAAGGAGAAGGGCGTACGCCGCGTCTCCCCGCACACCGTTCCCATGCTCATGCCCAACGGCCCGGCGGCCAACGTCGGTCTGGAGGTCAACGCCCAGGCCGGTGTCCACACCCCGGTGTCCGCCTGCGCGTCGGGGGCCGAGGCCATCGGTTACGCCGTGGAGATGATCCGTACCGGCCGTGCCGACGTGGTCGTCGCCGGTGGTACCGAGGCGGCCATCCACCCGCTGCCGATCGCCGCGTTCGCCAACATGATGGCGATGTCCAAGAGCAACGACGAGCCCGAGAAGGCCTCGCGTCCCTACGACACCGCACGGGACGGCTTCGTCCTCGGTGAGGGCGCGGGCGTCGTGATCCTGGAGTCGGCGGAGCACGCCGCCGCCCGCGGTGCCCGGGTCTACTGCGAGGTGCTGGGCCAGGGCCTGTCCGCGGACGCCCACCACATCGCGCAGCCCGAGCCCACCGGGCGCGGGATCGCCGCCGCCATGCAGAACCTGCTGGACTCCACGGACCTCAAGCCGTCGGAGGTCGTCCACCTCAACGCGCACGCCACGTCCACGCCGCAGGGCGACGTGGCGGAGATCAAGGCGCTGCGCAAGGTGCTCGGCGACGACCTGGACCATGTGGCGATCTCGGCCACGAAGTCGATGACCGGCCACCTGCTGGGCGGGGCGGGCGGCATCGAGACGGTGGCCACGGTGCTGGCCCTGCACCACCGGACGGCGCCCCCGACCATCAACGTCGACGACCTCGACGCGGAGGTGGAGGCGGACATCGTGCGCGACACCCCGCGCGCCCTGCCGGAGGGGACGATCGCCGCGATCAACAACTCGTTCGGTTTCGGCGGCCACAACGTGGTGCTGGCGTTCCGCTCGGTCTGA
- a CDS encoding acyl carrier protein, translating to MAATQKEILDGLAEIVNEIAGIPVEDVELEKSFTDDLDVDSLSMVEVVVAAEERFEVKIPDEDVKNLKTVGDATDYILKHQS from the coding sequence ATGGCCGCCACGCAGAAGGAGATCCTCGACGGTCTCGCCGAGATCGTCAACGAGATCGCCGGTATCCCGGTCGAGGACGTCGAACTGGAGAAGTCCTTCACCGACGACCTGGACGTCGACTCGCTGTCCATGGTCGAGGTCGTCGTCGCCGCCGAGGAGCGCTTCGAAGTGAAGATCCCCGACGAGGACGTCAAGAACCTCAAGACGGTCGGCGACGCCACCGACTACATCCTGAAGCACCAGAGCTGA
- a CDS encoding ketoacyl-ACP synthase III, translating to MSKIKPSKGAPYARIMGVGGYRPTRVVPNEVILETIDSSDEWIRSRSGIATRHWASPEETVSAMSVEAAGKAIADAGITPDQIGGVIVSTVSHFKQTPAVATEIAHKIGAGKPAAFDISAGCAGFGYGLTLAKGMIVEGSAEYVLVIGVERLSDLTDLEDRATAFLFGDGAGAVVVGPSKEPAIGPTVWGSEGDKSDTIKQTVAWDVFHTDRPEKFPAITQEGQAVFRWAVFEMAKVAQQALDAAGVSPEDLDVFIPHQANMRIIDSMVKTLKLPEHVTVARDVETTGNTSAASIPLAMERLLATGQARSGDTALVIGFGAGLVYAATVVTLP from the coding sequence ATGTCGAAGATCAAGCCCAGCAAGGGCGCCCCGTACGCACGGATCATGGGTGTCGGCGGGTACCGCCCCACCCGGGTCGTGCCCAACGAGGTGATCCTCGAGACGATCGACTCGTCCGACGAGTGGATCCGCTCCCGCTCCGGTATCGCCACCCGTCACTGGGCCTCCCCCGAGGAGACCGTGTCCGCGATGTCCGTGGAGGCCGCCGGCAAGGCGATCGCGGACGCCGGGATCACGCCGGACCAGATCGGCGGGGTCATCGTCTCCACCGTCTCGCACTTCAAGCAGACCCCGGCCGTGGCGACCGAGATCGCGCACAAGATCGGCGCGGGCAAGCCCGCCGCCTTCGACATCTCGGCGGGCTGCGCGGGCTTCGGTTACGGCCTGACCCTCGCCAAGGGCATGATCGTCGAGGGTTCGGCGGAGTACGTCCTGGTCATCGGTGTCGAGCGGCTCAGCGACCTGACCGACCTGGAGGACCGTGCGACGGCCTTCCTGTTCGGTGACGGCGCGGGCGCGGTCGTCGTCGGCCCCTCCAAGGAGCCGGCCATCGGCCCCACGGTCTGGGGGTCGGAGGGCGACAAGTCCGACACCATCAAGCAGACCGTGGCCTGGGACGTCTTCCACACCGACCGGCCGGAGAAGTTCCCCGCCATCACGCAGGAGGGCCAGGCGGTCTTCCGCTGGGCCGTCTTCGAGATGGCGAAGGTCGCCCAGCAGGCGCTGGACGCCGCCGGGGTGTCCCCGGAGGATCTTGACGTCTTCATCCCGCATCAGGCCAACATGCGGATCATCGACTCGATGGTGAAGACGCTCAAGCTGCCGGAGCACGTCACGGTCGCACGTGACGTGGAGACCACCGGCAACACGTCGGCCGCCTCGATTCCGCTCGCCATGGAGCGGCTTCTGGCGACCGGCCAGGCCAGGAGCGGCGACACCGCGCTCGTCATCGGCTTCGGGGCGGGTCTCGTCTACGCCGCGACGGTCGTTACCCTCCCCTAG
- a CDS encoding ACP S-malonyltransferase, with protein MLVLVAPGQGAQTPGFLTPWLELPGAADRIAGWSDAIGLDLAHYGTKADADEIRDTAVAQPLLVAAGLLSAAALDASPTVVAGHSVGEITAAALAGVIEDDAALRFVRTRGLGMAEAAAVTETGMAALLGGDPEVTVPHLEKLGLTPANVNGGGQIVAAGTAGQIAALAEDMPEGVRRVVQLKVAGAFHTHHMAPAVERLREAATTLTVADPKVTYVSNADGKTVADGAEVISRLVGQVANPVRWDLCMETFKELGVTALVEVAPGGTLVGLAKRALPGVKTLALKTPDDLEAARALVSEHADA; from the coding sequence GCCCGGCTTCCTGACTCCCTGGCTCGAACTCCCTGGTGCCGCCGACCGCATCGCCGGCTGGTCCGACGCCATCGGGCTCGACCTCGCCCACTACGGCACGAAGGCCGACGCGGACGAGATCCGCGACACGGCGGTGGCCCAGCCGCTGCTGGTCGCCGCGGGTCTCCTCTCGGCCGCGGCCCTGGACGCCTCGCCCACCGTCGTCGCCGGCCACAGCGTCGGCGAGATCACCGCCGCCGCGCTGGCCGGTGTGATCGAGGACGACGCGGCACTCCGTTTCGTACGCACCCGGGGGCTCGGCATGGCCGAGGCCGCCGCGGTCACCGAGACCGGCATGGCCGCGCTCCTCGGCGGTGACCCCGAGGTGACGGTCCCGCACCTGGAGAAGCTGGGGCTGACCCCGGCGAACGTCAACGGCGGCGGCCAGATCGTCGCCGCCGGCACGGCCGGGCAGATCGCCGCGCTGGCCGAGGACATGCCCGAGGGCGTGCGCCGCGTGGTGCAGCTCAAGGTCGCCGGCGCGTTCCACACGCACCACATGGCCCCGGCCGTGGAGAGGCTGCGGGAAGCGGCCACCACGCTGACGGTCGCCGACCCGAAGGTCACCTACGTGTCCAACGCCGACGGGAAGACGGTCGCCGACGGCGCCGAGGTCATCTCCCGGCTGGTCGGCCAGGTCGCCAACCCGGTCCGCTGGGACCTGTGCATGGAGACCTTCAAGGAGCTCGGTGTCACGGCCCTCGTCGAGGTGGCGCCCGGCGGCACCCTGGTCGGGCTCGCCAAGCGCGCGCTGCCCGGTGTGAAGACCCTCGCGCTCAAGACCCCCGACGACCTCGAAGCCGCCCGCGCGCTCGTCTCCGAGCACGCGGACGCCTAA